GGGCAAAGCTGCTCGACCGCGAGATGGCAAAGATAGTCGCCCGTAGATTAACGCGAAAGGACATGTTGACGCCAAGGGGTATTAGAACCAGGAGCAGCAAATCGATGCAGTTTGCGGCAAACGGCATTGGTTCTTATCACAACGGGCTTGTTTGGCCGCACAGAACTATGATTCTGGCGCAAGGTGCCCAAAGATACGGCTGGCGTAAATTGGCACGCGACCTAAATAGTAGGATTTCTCTTGTTCTTTTGGAACACGGAAACATTGAGTGTGTGGGGGTATCAAAAGGCGGACAAAAATCTTATCTTTATATGGAAAATGGCGTTTCTGCCGCTTGCAAACCACAATGCTGGGCGGTTTTTGGAACACTGGGGTTTACTGCTTCTTAATTAGTAAAAACTTGGGTAAAGATTTTGCCGTAGACGCCGCCGTCGATTACGCCAATTCCAATCCTACTGAAAGCCGGGTCTAAGATGTTTCTTCTGTGGCCAGAGCTGTTCATGAGTCCGCTGTGAGCGCGAGAGAGTGTTGGGGCAAGCGCTAAGTTTTCTCCCGCAATGCTGTACTTAATTCCCGCTTCTTGGAGTCTGTCTCCGACATCTTTTCCTTCCGGGGAAAAGTGGGAAAAGTATTGTCTTTCGAACATGTCTCTTGAGTGAGCTCTTCCAACTTCTGCCAAGTCTTCATCCCAAACAACAGGGTCTATCCCCTCTTTTGCTCTTTCCTGGTTAACGAGCGTGAGCATTTTTTGTTCGGACTCGAAATCATTTGAAAGTTCTGTCGCCGTAAATTCCAGGGGTACGGTGCTTTTTCCATCGGGGGTTACGGTTAAAAATGTTAAACCTTGCTTTGCTATCGGACCAAAAACGTCGTTTAAGGGCCTCTCTAAAACTGTCGCGCTTTTGACGAGAGATGAGCCAAGGCGTGAACCGAAGATGTCTTTTTTAATGTCTGGCCTTATTGGCAGTGAAACAATAAACAGTAGTACAAACGCTAAAAATAAAAACGCGTTGATACTTGCCGGTATAAAACCCAAGAATCTGTTGGCGGGTTGGGTGTGGGTATTTTCGAGAATTTTTCTGACAAATGGAGAGAAGAGTGCAAAGAAGATTGTTTCTGTTACTAGCCAGACAAAAAGGAACCCTAACGGGTTCGCGATAATTTGGGGCAGATTGAAAACTCCCGTCAATAACTTGGCTGCAAATGGGTAAAGCGCGAGAGACGCGACTAAAGAAACAATAAGACCGAGGATATCAAAAACCTGAGAGTAAAAACCTCTTTTTTGGCCTTCGATCGCGAAAAATAAAACTCCAACTAGTATAAGTAAGTCAACCCAATTCATTTGATCATTTTACTTTGGGAGAGTGGCAGGATCAAGGATTTCAATTCTTGCATTCCTCTTTCTCTTTCCAATATATTGTTTGGATGGCAGACACAGACATAACTCCAGTCGATCAGATTGATGCTGACGGCAATACTTCCGACGACGCGAAATTACTTCTTTCGCTCGAAGAAATGATCAGAAATAACCGGTCAATTGTCGAAAAACTAAAAAAAGAATTAGGTGAGCATCGGGACATGCTCAAAGATACTTTCGAAGGTGACGCGACTTTTAAAGAACATCAGGATGAAGTCAAAGCTGCAACCAAAACAAGAAATGCGACAAAAGCGCAAATAATGAAAAGGCCAGAAGTTGCAACTCTGGCAGAAAAAGTTAAAAGTATGCAATCGCAGGTTCGAGAATACACAGACGCGCTTTCCGATTATTTACGTGAATACCACAGAGTTTCCGGTC
The DNA window shown above is from Candidatus Curtissbacteria bacterium and carries:
- a CDS encoding CvpA family protein produces the protein MNWVDLLILVGVLFFAIEGQKRGFYSQVFDILGLIVSLVASLALYPFAAKLLTGVFNLPQIIANPLGFLFVWLVTETIFFALFSPFVRKILENTHTQPANRFLGFIPASINAFLFLAFVLLFIVSLPIRPDIKKDIFGSRLGSSLVKSATVLERPLNDVFGPIAKQGLTFLTVTPDGKSTVPLEFTATELSNDFESEQKMLTLVNQERAKEGIDPVVWDEDLAEVGRAHSRDMFERQYFSHFSPEGKDVGDRLQEAGIKYSIAGENLALAPTLSRAHSGLMNSSGHRRNILDPAFSRIGIGVIDGGVYGKIFTQVFTN